One Amycolatopsis sp. NBC_00355 genomic window carries:
- a CDS encoding AAA family ATPase, with product MTDSLASPEELAAALDRTGYLADDGLATAGFLALRMGRPLFCEGEPGTGKTALALALATALDRPLVRLQCHEGIDAAQALYEWDFPRQLLHLRALEASGGIDVETAERSLYTERFLLARPLLQALISAPCVLLIDEIDRADDEFEAFLLQLLDEYAVTIPEYGEVRAEQPPLVVLTSNRTREVHDALKRRCLYHWLEHPDLMREVTILRRRIPRIGEVLARQVAEAVQRLRQMDLLKPPGVAESLDWAKALMTLERDELDAASAARTLGAVLKYSEDLDRVRAKLDALFA from the coding sequence GTGACCGACTCGCTCGCCTCACCCGAAGAACTCGCCGCCGCGCTGGATCGGACCGGTTATCTCGCCGATGACGGCCTTGCCACCGCCGGGTTCCTCGCCCTGCGGATGGGGCGGCCGCTCTTCTGCGAAGGCGAACCCGGCACCGGCAAGACCGCGCTCGCCCTCGCGCTGGCCACCGCGCTCGACCGGCCGCTCGTGCGGCTCCAGTGCCACGAGGGCATCGACGCCGCCCAGGCCCTCTACGAATGGGACTTCCCGCGGCAGCTCCTGCACCTGCGCGCCCTCGAAGCGAGCGGCGGGATCGACGTCGAGACCGCCGAACGGTCGCTCTACACCGAGCGGTTCCTGCTGGCCCGGCCGCTGCTGCAGGCACTCATCAGCGCCCCGTGCGTGCTGCTGATCGACGAGATCGACCGCGCCGACGACGAGTTCGAAGCCTTCCTCCTGCAGTTGCTCGACGAATACGCCGTGACCATCCCCGAGTACGGCGAGGTCCGCGCGGAGCAGCCGCCGCTGGTGGTGCTGACGTCCAACCGGACCCGTGAAGTCCACGACGCGCTCAAGCGACGCTGCCTCTACCACTGGCTGGAACACCCGGACCTGATGCGAGAGGTCACGATCCTGCGCCGTAGAATCCCTCGAATAGGTGAAGTTCTGGCTCGGCAGGTAGCTGAAGCGGTGCAACGACTTCGGCAAATGGACTTGCTGAAACCACCCGGAGTAGCGGAGTCACTCGATTGGGCTAAAGCTCTGATGACTCTCGAACGGGACGAGCTGGACGCGGCATCGGCGGCACGAACGCTCGGTGCGGTCCTGAAATACAGCGAAGACCTCGACCGGGTCAGGGCGAAACTCGACGCCCTGTTCGCCTGA
- a CDS encoding vWA domain-containing protein: protein MTTVSDPVAGYAGFAAALREAGVACDAHRVQAYLAAVAEVDVAEPTQLYWAGRLTLCSSPDDLACYEEAFSQWFSIEPSGPRRAKTTVPKQARIAPLVDTAGGDAEGGDGPDQLKVAASGQEVLRHRDLAALTTAEREHLRELLATLRPVPPRRRASRRTPARRGRLDPARTLRAMLASGGEPVRLAHNRRGSRPRRVVLLIDVSGSMSPYADALLRFAHVLTRSAPQSVEVFTLGTRLTRVSRQLRQRDPERAMLSAGAAVPDFAGGTRLGETLQAFLDRWGQRGVARRAVVTIFSDGWERGDTSLLGEQLARLSRLAHAVFWVNPHVGRAGYAPVQSGIVAALPHIDRLLAGHTLATLERLLGEISDA from the coding sequence ATGACCACGGTCTCCGATCCGGTCGCCGGGTACGCCGGGTTCGCCGCCGCGCTGCGGGAGGCGGGTGTCGCCTGCGACGCACACCGCGTGCAGGCCTACCTGGCCGCCGTCGCCGAGGTCGACGTCGCCGAGCCCACCCAGCTGTACTGGGCGGGGCGGCTCACGCTGTGCTCGAGCCCCGACGACCTCGCCTGTTACGAAGAGGCCTTCAGCCAGTGGTTTTCGATCGAACCGTCCGGCCCGCGCCGCGCGAAGACGACTGTGCCGAAGCAAGCGCGGATCGCGCCGCTCGTCGACACCGCCGGCGGGGACGCCGAGGGCGGCGACGGTCCTGACCAGCTGAAAGTCGCCGCGAGCGGTCAGGAGGTGCTGCGCCACCGCGACCTCGCCGCGCTGACCACCGCCGAACGCGAGCACCTGCGCGAACTGCTGGCCACCCTGCGTCCCGTGCCGCCCCGGCGCCGCGCCTCCCGGCGGACGCCGGCACGGCGGGGACGGCTCGATCCGGCCCGCACGCTGCGCGCGATGCTCGCCAGCGGCGGCGAACCCGTCCGGCTCGCGCACAACCGCCGCGGCTCGCGGCCGCGCCGGGTCGTGCTGCTGATCGACGTCTCCGGCTCGATGAGCCCGTACGCCGACGCGCTGCTGCGGTTCGCGCACGTCCTCACGCGGTCCGCGCCCCAGTCCGTCGAGGTGTTCACACTCGGCACGCGGCTGACCCGGGTCTCCCGCCAGCTGCGCCAGCGCGACCCGGAGCGGGCGATGCTCTCGGCGGGGGCCGCGGTGCCGGACTTCGCCGGCGGCACCCGCCTCGGCGAGACGCTGCAGGCCTTCCTCGACCGCTGGGGACAGCGCGGCGTGGCCCGGCGCGCGGTCGTCACGATCTTCTCCGACGGCTGGGAGCGCGGCGATACCAGCCTGCTCGGCGAGCAGCTCGCGAGGCTGAGCCGGCTCGCGCACGCCGTATTCTGGGTGAATCCGCACGTCGGCCGTGCGGGGTACGCTCCGGTCCAGTCGGGCATCGTGGCCGCATTGCCCCACATCGACCGGCTGCTGGCCGGGCACACCCTGGCCACTTTGGAACGACTGCTCGGGGAGATTTCCGATGCGTGA
- a CDS encoding XdhC/CoxI family protein produces the protein MRDVLDDVFRRWSAGETVGLGTVVATFSSAPRAPGAAMVVAPDGTVAGSVSGGCVEGAVYELAQEVVTERKPVLQRYGVTDDDAFAVGLTCGGIIDIYVEHVDRDSMPELGDVVASVRGGEPVAVVTVIEHEREGLVGEHMVVWPDRTEGSLGSSRMDDAVADDARGLLASGRTGTLHYGPDGQRRGEGMTVFVNSFEPPPRLLVFGAIDFAAAMARMGAYLGYQVTVCDARPVFATSSRFPDAHEVVVDWPHRYLRAEADAGRIDRRTAIAVLTHDPKFDVPLLEVALRLEVGYVGAMGSRKTHDDRFSRLREAGITEPELERLSSPIGLDLGARTPEETAVSIAAEIIALRWGGGGRRLAELSGRIHS, from the coding sequence ATGCGTGACGTACTGGATGATGTGTTCCGCCGCTGGTCGGCGGGGGAGACGGTCGGGCTGGGCACCGTGGTGGCCACGTTCTCCTCGGCCCCGCGCGCCCCGGGCGCGGCGATGGTCGTCGCCCCGGACGGCACCGTCGCGGGCAGTGTGTCCGGCGGCTGCGTCGAAGGCGCGGTCTACGAGCTGGCGCAGGAGGTCGTCACCGAGCGCAAGCCGGTGCTGCAGCGCTACGGCGTCACCGACGACGACGCCTTCGCGGTGGGTCTGACCTGCGGCGGGATCATCGACATCTACGTCGAGCACGTCGACCGCGACTCGATGCCGGAGCTGGGCGACGTCGTCGCGTCGGTCCGCGGCGGCGAACCCGTCGCGGTCGTGACGGTCATCGAGCACGAGCGCGAAGGCCTGGTCGGCGAGCACATGGTCGTGTGGCCCGATCGCACCGAAGGCTCGCTGGGGTCGTCGCGGATGGACGACGCCGTGGCCGACGACGCGCGCGGCCTGCTGGCCAGCGGCCGCACCGGCACCCTGCACTACGGCCCGGACGGGCAGCGCCGCGGCGAGGGGATGACGGTGTTCGTCAACTCCTTCGAGCCGCCGCCCCGGCTGCTGGTCTTCGGCGCGATCGACTTCGCCGCCGCGATGGCGCGCATGGGCGCCTACCTCGGCTACCAGGTCACGGTGTGCGACGCGCGGCCGGTGTTCGCCACCAGCAGCCGGTTCCCGGACGCGCACGAGGTCGTCGTCGACTGGCCGCACCGGTACCTGCGGGCCGAGGCCGACGCGGGGCGCATCGACCGGCGCACCGCGATCGCGGTGCTGACCCACGACCCGAAGTTCGACGTCCCGCTGCTGGAGGTCGCACTGCGCCTCGAGGTCGGGTACGTCGGTGCGATGGGCTCCCGGAAGACCCACGACGACCGGTTTTCCCGGCTGCGCGAAGCGGGCATCACCGAGCCCGAACTGGAGCGGTTGTCCTCGCCGATCGGCCTCGATCTCGGCGCCCGCACCCCGGAAGAGACGGCGGTGTCCATCGCCGCGGAGATCATCGCGTTGCGGTGGGGCGGCGGCGGCCGGCGGCTCGCGGAGCTTTCCGGTCGCATCCACAGCTGA
- a CDS encoding (2Fe-2S)-binding protein, translating to MRITVTVDGTNYTDEVEPRTLLVHYLRERIGKVGTVVGCDTSNCGACTVHLDGHSVKSCSVLAVQADGSEVTTVEGLSRDGQLHPVQKAFHENHALQCGFCTPGMIMQSIDLLADNPDPDEQAVREGLEGNLCRCTGYQNIVRAVRDAAQHMSPGAGPDAERITETKHVGVGGD from the coding sequence ATGCGGATCACCGTCACCGTCGACGGGACGAACTACACCGACGAAGTCGAGCCGCGCACCCTGCTCGTGCACTACCTGCGAGAACGGATCGGCAAGGTCGGCACGGTCGTCGGCTGCGACACCAGCAACTGCGGTGCCTGCACCGTCCACCTGGACGGGCACAGCGTGAAATCCTGTTCCGTCCTGGCCGTGCAGGCCGACGGCAGCGAGGTCACCACCGTCGAGGGCCTCAGCCGCGACGGGCAGCTGCACCCGGTGCAGAAAGCCTTTCACGAGAACCACGCGCTGCAGTGCGGGTTCTGCACGCCCGGGATGATCATGCAGTCGATCGACCTGCTGGCCGACAACCCGGACCCCGACGAGCAGGCCGTGCGCGAAGGACTCGAAGGCAACCTCTGCCGCTGCACCGGCTACCAGAACATCGTCCGCGCGGTCCGCGACGCCGCGCAGCACATGAGCCCCGGCGCCGGACCCGACGCCGAGCGGATCACCGAGACCAAGCACGTCGGCGTGGGTGGTGACTGA
- a CDS encoding xanthine dehydrogenase family protein molybdopterin-binding subunit — protein MTATIEPEVGKSRRRKEDERLITGRTRWTDNITLPGMLHMAVLRSPFAHAKIVSIDTSAAKNAPGVVAVFTATDLDPDSSIGMPCAWPITPDMKAPRRPVLAADQVNFAGEGVAVVVARSSAEAHDALEEIDVEYDELPVILDMEAAIADGAPLVHEDQGSNTSAVWKFDSAEAGTGSNVEDAISSSEIVVKRRFRQQRLIPAFMEPRACVVDPTGAQTTMWSATQVPHILRVMAALTLGIPEHKLRVIAPDVGGGFGGKIGVLPEEMMSLLVAQKLGKPVKWNESRSETMLAAHHGRDQIQDITISANADGTVTGLKVELLANLGAYNGLVGTGVPILGAFMFNAIYKFPAYHFACTNVYTTTTLTDAYRGAGRPEATFAIERIMDELADELGMDPLELREKNWIKHEEFPFTTVCGLTYDSGNYEAATEKAKQLFDYDGLRAEQERRRASKDKVQLGLGISTFTEMCGLAPSRVLGSLDYGAGGWEHAAIRMLPTGKVEVITGASAHGQGHETAWSQIVADQLGVAFEDIEVIHGDTQSSHKGMDTYGSRSLVVGGIAVVKAAEKVVAKAKPIAAHLLECAEEDLEFAGGKFTVKGTDTSTTMGDVALAVFAAHNLPDGVEPSLDSDATFDPENFSYPHGTHLCAAEVDTETGRVKLRSYVCVDDVGVAVNPLIVEGQVHGGLAQGIAQALFEGTVHDESGTLTTGTFADYLLPSAVDLPSFTTDRTETPSTTNPLGAKGVGEAGTIASTPAVVNAVIDAVRQFGVNDIEMPLTPMRVWHAIRYGTTDAGGPGNEAGGGLGSIDATGGAL, from the coding sequence ATGACCGCGACGATCGAACCGGAAGTCGGAAAGTCACGGCGGCGCAAGGAAGACGAGCGGCTGATCACCGGCCGCACCCGCTGGACCGACAACATCACGCTGCCCGGGATGCTGCACATGGCGGTCCTGCGCAGCCCGTTCGCGCACGCCAAGATCGTCTCGATCGACACGTCGGCGGCCAAGAACGCGCCCGGCGTCGTCGCCGTCTTCACCGCGACTGACCTCGACCCGGACAGCTCCATCGGCATGCCCTGCGCGTGGCCGATCACGCCGGACATGAAGGCGCCGCGCCGGCCGGTGCTCGCCGCCGACCAGGTCAACTTCGCCGGGGAAGGCGTGGCGGTCGTCGTCGCGCGGTCCTCGGCCGAAGCGCACGACGCGCTCGAGGAGATCGACGTCGAGTACGACGAGCTCCCGGTCATCCTCGACATGGAAGCCGCGATCGCCGACGGCGCGCCACTGGTCCACGAGGACCAGGGCAGCAACACGAGCGCGGTCTGGAAATTCGACTCCGCCGAGGCCGGTACCGGCAGCAACGTCGAGGACGCGATCAGCTCGTCCGAGATCGTCGTCAAGCGCCGCTTCCGCCAGCAGCGCCTGATCCCGGCCTTCATGGAACCGCGCGCCTGCGTCGTCGACCCGACCGGTGCCCAGACCACGATGTGGTCGGCCACCCAGGTCCCGCACATCCTGCGGGTGATGGCGGCGCTGACGCTCGGCATCCCGGAGCACAAGCTGCGCGTGATCGCCCCGGACGTCGGCGGCGGTTTCGGCGGCAAGATCGGCGTGCTGCCGGAAGAGATGATGTCGCTGCTCGTGGCGCAGAAACTCGGCAAACCGGTGAAGTGGAACGAATCCCGGTCCGAGACCATGCTCGCCGCACACCACGGCCGCGACCAGATCCAGGACATCACCATCTCGGCGAACGCCGACGGGACGGTCACCGGGCTCAAGGTCGAGCTGCTCGCCAACCTCGGCGCGTACAACGGCCTGGTCGGCACCGGCGTCCCGATCCTCGGCGCGTTCATGTTCAACGCGATCTACAAGTTCCCGGCCTACCACTTCGCGTGCACCAACGTGTACACCACGACGACGCTGACCGACGCCTACCGCGGCGCCGGCCGTCCGGAAGCGACGTTCGCCATCGAGCGGATCATGGACGAGCTCGCCGACGAGCTCGGCATGGATCCCTTGGAACTGCGCGAAAAGAACTGGATCAAGCACGAGGAGTTCCCGTTCACCACGGTGTGCGGGCTGACCTACGACTCCGGCAACTACGAGGCCGCGACGGAGAAGGCCAAGCAGCTCTTCGACTACGACGGCCTGCGCGCCGAGCAGGAGCGGCGCCGGGCGTCGAAGGACAAGGTGCAGCTCGGCCTGGGCATCTCGACGTTCACCGAGATGTGCGGGCTCGCGCCGTCGCGGGTGCTGGGCTCGCTGGACTACGGCGCCGGCGGCTGGGAGCACGCGGCGATCCGGATGCTGCCCACCGGCAAGGTCGAGGTCATCACGGGCGCGTCCGCGCACGGTCAGGGCCACGAGACGGCGTGGAGCCAGATCGTCGCCGACCAGCTGGGTGTCGCGTTCGAGGACATCGAGGTCATCCACGGTGACACCCAGTCGTCGCACAAGGGCATGGACACCTACGGCTCGCGCTCGCTGGTGGTCGGCGGGATCGCCGTCGTCAAGGCGGCGGAGAAGGTGGTCGCCAAGGCGAAGCCGATCGCGGCGCACCTGCTGGAATGCGCCGAGGAAGACCTGGAGTTCGCCGGCGGCAAGTTCACCGTGAAGGGCACCGACACGTCCACCACGATGGGCGACGTCGCGCTCGCGGTGTTCGCGGCGCACAACCTGCCCGACGGTGTCGAGCCGTCACTCGACTCGGACGCGACGTTCGACCCGGAGAACTTCTCCTACCCGCACGGCACGCACCTGTGCGCGGCCGAAGTGGACACCGAGACGGGCCGGGTCAAGCTGCGCTCCTACGTCTGCGTCGACGACGTCGGCGTGGCGGTGAACCCGCTGATCGTCGAGGGCCAAGTGCACGGCGGGCTCGCGCAGGGCATCGCGCAAGCGCTGTTCGAAGGCACCGTGCACGACGAGAGCGGCACGCTCACCACGGGCACGTTCGCCGACTACTTGCTGCCGTCGGCGGTGGACCTGCCGTCGTTCACCACGGACCGCACCGAGACGCCGTCGACGACGAACCCGCTGGGCGCCAAGGGCGTCGGCGAAGCGGGCACGATCGCGTCGACCCCGGCGGTGGTCAACGCGGTGATCGACGCGGTGCGCCAGTTCGGGGTGAACGACATCGAGATGCCGTTGACGCCGATGCGGGTGTGGCACGCGATCCGGTACGGCACCACCGACGCCGGCGGGCCCGGCAACGAGGCCGGCGGCGGGCTCGGCTCGATCGACGCCACCGGAGGTGCCCTGTGA
- a CDS encoding FAD binding domain-containing protein, with amino-acid sequence MIPSSFDYVRPSTVDEAVQALASAGEDAKVLAGGQSLLPVLRMRLATPTTLIDLGRVPELRGVREDGDTLAIGAMTTHYDVQRDSLIASHAALLKAATDTVADPQIRHRGTLGGAIAHADPAGDLLAPVLALDASMVLAGPSGRRTVPAADFFRDLFTTALAPDELLVEVRVPKHTGWRGHYEKFNRVAQAWSMVAVAVTVRTEAGVIEEARVALTNMGSTPVRASGVEAALVGVQASADTIREAASHAAEGTNPPVDGNADVEYRRHLATVLTGRAITAAAGA; translated from the coding sequence GTGATCCCGTCTTCGTTCGACTACGTCCGCCCGTCCACAGTGGACGAGGCGGTGCAGGCCCTGGCGTCGGCGGGTGAGGACGCCAAGGTGCTGGCCGGCGGGCAGAGCCTGCTGCCGGTGCTGCGGATGCGCCTGGCCACGCCGACCACGCTGATCGACCTCGGGCGCGTCCCGGAACTGCGCGGCGTGCGCGAAGACGGCGACACGCTGGCGATCGGTGCGATGACGACGCACTACGACGTCCAGCGTGACTCGCTGATCGCGTCGCACGCGGCGTTGCTGAAAGCGGCCACCGACACGGTCGCCGACCCGCAGATCCGCCACCGCGGCACACTGGGCGGCGCGATCGCGCACGCCGACCCGGCGGGCGACCTGCTCGCACCGGTGCTGGCGCTGGACGCGTCGATGGTGCTGGCCGGCCCATCCGGAAGGCGGACGGTGCCGGCCGCGGACTTCTTCCGCGACCTGTTCACCACCGCCCTGGCCCCGGACGAGCTGCTGGTCGAGGTCCGCGTGCCCAAGCACACGGGCTGGCGGGGGCACTACGAGAAGTTCAACCGGGTCGCCCAGGCGTGGTCGATGGTCGCCGTCGCGGTCACCGTCCGCACCGAGGCCGGCGTCATCGAAGAGGCCAGGGTCGCGCTGACGAACATGGGCTCGACCCCGGTCCGCGCCTCGGGCGTCGAAGCGGCGCTGGTCGGGGTCCAGGCCTCGGCCGACACGATCCGCGAGGCGGCTTCGCACGCGGCGGAGGGAACGAATCCGCCGGTCGACGGCAACGCCGACGTCGAATACCGCCGCCACCTGGCCACGGTACTGACGGGCCGCGCGATCACGGCGGCGGCCGGCGCCTGA
- a CDS encoding SRPBCC family protein: MRLDHEFTVPAPIGEVWQAVVDPERVAPCMPGAALTKVEGDRFSGTVKVKLGPISLLYKGNGEFLEKDDAAHKVTIKASGKDSRGAGTAAATVTLTLTEADGGTHGTVATDLSITGKPAQFGRGLISEVGGKILDTFAGCLSGKLAPSGEASKPAAAAAPAAAAAPAAEKAPAPAAEKTAASAAKPNSAPTSAQSAGKAAAASTAEKDSASPAKPASAAGSAPSPTEAKPAASSAAAEPAPAAKAEPAVKPAPTTAEINTEPKPAAERPALRSVPAAPETEAIDLLDYAGASVLKRLAPVVLGIAAIVGLVAIVRALRK; the protein is encoded by the coding sequence GTGCGGCTCGACCACGAATTCACCGTCCCGGCTCCGATCGGCGAGGTCTGGCAGGCGGTCGTCGACCCCGAGCGTGTCGCCCCGTGCATGCCCGGTGCCGCGCTGACCAAGGTCGAAGGCGACAGGTTCAGCGGAACGGTGAAGGTCAAGCTCGGCCCGATCTCGTTGTTGTACAAGGGAAACGGCGAGTTCCTGGAGAAGGACGACGCCGCGCACAAGGTCACCATCAAGGCCTCGGGCAAGGACTCCCGCGGCGCGGGCACCGCCGCCGCGACGGTCACCCTGACGCTGACCGAGGCGGACGGCGGAACCCACGGCACGGTCGCGACCGACCTGTCCATCACAGGCAAGCCCGCCCAGTTCGGCCGCGGCCTGATCAGCGAGGTGGGCGGCAAGATCCTCGACACGTTCGCGGGTTGTTTGTCCGGAAAGCTGGCCCCGTCGGGGGAGGCTTCGAAGCCCGCAGCCGCTGCCGCGCCGGCCGCGGCTGCAGCCCCTGCTGCGGAAAAGGCGCCGGCTCCGGCCGCCGAGAAGACCGCGGCGTCGGCAGCGAAGCCCAATTCGGCCCCGACCTCTGCCCAGTCTGCCGGGAAGGCCGCGGCGGCCTCGACCGCGGAGAAGGACTCGGCGTCGCCCGCGAAGCCCGCCTCGGCTGCCGGATCGGCTCCGTCCCCAACCGAGGCCAAGCCCGCCGCATCGTCTGCCGCGGCCGAGCCCGCACCGGCCGCGAAGGCGGAGCCGGCGGTCAAGCCGGCCCCGACCACGGCGGAGATCAACACCGAGCCGAAGCCCGCGGCCGAGCGGCCCGCGCTGCGCAGCGTCCCCGCGGCCCCGGAAACCGAGGCGATCGACCTCCTCGACTACGCGGGTGCCTCGGTGCTGAAGCGGCTGGCCCCGGTGGTACTCGGGATCGCCGCGATCGTCGGCCTGGTGGCGATCGTCCGCGCACTGCGCAAGTGA
- a CDS encoding GGDEF domain-containing protein — translation MWTGAKGRWITYALCCELAAVAATGVALATDFGGPVRPIWFGVLVALGVAQAEMSRRIERLRRWMSGQTHINVTSVWYLAGVVLLPPAWVALLALVLYTHLWVRVWRQVRTRPAHRFVASTAWAMLSCFAASSVLTLTGLHGTPVQTPRGLVALCLAAVVFELVNAGLVAAGIYLYTSQRSATDLVGTWEDNAFEVATLCLGGLAALALVEQPVLVVFVIAPLLLLHRYLLLKQQLQVAAVTDEKTGLLNTAGWHESAVREHARALRRGAVGGFAVLMIDLDHFKRINDTYGHLTGDDVLAAVAVAISGAVRQGDTVGRFGGEEFVVLLPGIGRADVLGIAERVRVAVGELNVVISTGGGTVRVGGLSVSIGVARFPDAGPALDDVLRSADAALYRAKDAGRNRVAV, via the coding sequence ATGTGGACCGGGGCGAAGGGCCGCTGGATCACCTACGCGCTCTGCTGTGAACTGGCCGCCGTCGCGGCCACCGGGGTCGCGCTGGCCACCGACTTCGGGGGACCGGTGCGGCCGATCTGGTTCGGCGTGCTGGTCGCGCTCGGTGTCGCCCAGGCCGAGATGTCCCGCCGGATCGAGCGGCTGCGCCGGTGGATGAGCGGGCAGACACACATCAACGTCACCTCCGTCTGGTACCTCGCCGGTGTTGTGCTGCTCCCTCCTGCCTGGGTGGCTTTGCTGGCCTTGGTGCTCTACACGCACCTGTGGGTGCGGGTCTGGCGCCAGGTGCGGACGCGCCCCGCGCACCGCTTCGTCGCGAGCACCGCTTGGGCGATGCTCTCTTGCTTCGCCGCTTCGTCCGTTCTCACGCTCACGGGGCTGCACGGGACGCCCGTGCAGACGCCGCGTGGGTTGGTCGCGCTCTGCCTGGCCGCCGTGGTGTTCGAGCTCGTGAACGCCGGCCTCGTCGCCGCCGGGATCTACCTCTACACGAGCCAGCGGTCGGCCACGGACCTCGTCGGTACCTGGGAGGACAACGCGTTCGAGGTGGCGACGCTCTGCCTCGGCGGGCTCGCCGCCTTGGCACTGGTCGAGCAGCCGGTGCTCGTGGTGTTCGTGATCGCGCCGCTGCTCCTGCTGCACCGCTACCTGTTGCTCAAGCAGCAGTTGCAGGTCGCCGCCGTCACCGACGAGAAGACCGGGCTGCTCAACACCGCGGGCTGGCACGAGTCCGCCGTCCGGGAGCACGCTCGCGCGCTGCGGCGTGGGGCCGTCGGCGGGTTCGCCGTGCTGATGATCGACCTCGACCACTTCAAACGGATCAACGACACCTACGGCCACCTCACCGGCGACGACGTGCTCGCCGCGGTCGCCGTGGCGATCTCTGGTGCGGTGCGTCAGGGCGACACGGTCGGTCGGTTCGGTGGTGAGGAGTTCGTCGTGCTGCTGCCGGGTATCGGCCGCGCCGACGTGCTGGGCATCGCCGAGCGGGTGCGAGTCGCGGTGGGGGAGCTGAACGTCGTGATCTCGACGGGTGGCGGGACCGTCCGGGTCGGTGGCCTTTCGGTGTCGATCGGGGTCGCGCGGTTCCCGGACGCGGGACCGGCGCTCGACGACGTGCTGCGGTCGGCGGACGCCGCGCTATACCGGGCGAAGGACGCGGGCCGCAACCGGGTCGCCGTGTGA